The following coding sequences lie in one Apium graveolens cultivar Ventura chromosome 1, ASM990537v1, whole genome shotgun sequence genomic window:
- the LOC141724288 gene encoding F-box/FBD/LRR-repeat protein At1g13570-like isoform X1 encodes MQLIGSGSVERPAYIIPIKRQFTVEGRIWEPQVKSVRRLDNDRISNLPIELMHCIFGRLPVHDAAKTSVLSKTWRNVWKMHPVVILDEQFFLKVMFKNKNSLLSPSSNSYFSTLANGTSICHIFTAAVSMILSSHTGPILDFKLYIPKKLGMLHIHRSIKQLMYKGVKTLVLCNSERSALSSPNLFDCSELIQSRLSEPTLHSKCFANLTTVRLVEISISSDMSFGTQIQELYLEKCEGIEHLACQLTTSNNLRTLNISRSETIDCRWIECTKKLECFGLQLPAANSNTNKSVDLISLLSNSPRINTLLLNGFTLEVLGRGLSVLDERTTKMVNLKKLRLYRLGYNTRQISTCLSLIRNLPNLEDLFIGLELEGRKSSNPAGSTVERHLESLDWKDVLLDRLEVVKINGVDGSRAELHLIKLILASSPLLRVISLACSKTVRDPEEKLRIEQELLLLPRKSMASQIVWL; translated from the exons ATCAGTGGAAAGGCCGGCCTATATAATCCCTATTAAGAGGCAATTTACCGTGGAAGGACGCATTTGGGAGCCTCAAGTTAAATCAGTAAGGCGACTTGATAATGACAGGATTAGTAATTTACCCATTGAGTTGATGCATTGTATCTTTGGACGTCTGCCAGTTCATGATGCCGCTAAAACAAGTGTCTTGTCAAAAACATGGAGGAATGTGTGGAAAATGCACCCTGTCGTGATTCTTGATGAACAATTCTTCTTGAAAGTCatgttcaaaaataaaaattctcTTCTAAGCCCTAGTTCCAATAGCTACTTTAGCACCTTAGCCAATGGTACAAGCATCTGTCATATATTTACAGCAGCCGTCAGTATGATTCTTTCGTCCCACACAGGCCCCATTCTGGACTTTAAACTCTATATTCCAAAAAAACTGGGTATGCTTCATATCCATAGGTCGATTAAGCAGCTAATGTACAAGGGTGTTAAAACGCTTGTACTTTGCAATTCGGAGAGGAGTGCCCTTTCGAGTCCTAATTTGTTTGATTGTTCAGAGTTGATTCAGTCAAGACTTTCAGAGCCAACTCTCCATTCTAAATGCTTCGCTAATCTGACTACAGTTCGCCTTGTCGAGATTTCAATTTCTTCTGACATGTCATTCGGGACCCAAATCCAAGAACTCTACTTGGAAAAATGTGAGGGAATTGAACATCTAGCCTGCCAGCTAACTACTAGTAACAATCTCAGAACACTAAATATCTCCCGAAGTGAAACAATTGACTGCAGATGGATCGAATGCACAAAAAAACTGGAATGCTTTGGTCTTCAATTGCCTGCTGCAAATTCCAATACCAACAAATCGGTCGATTTGATAAGCCTTCTGAGTAATAGTCCCAGAATCAACACTCTACTACTTAATGGCTTCACCCTTGAG GTTCTGGGACGAGGTCTCTCTGTTTTGGATGAGCGTACAACAAAAATGGTAAACTTGAAGAAGCTGCGCTTGTACAGGCTTGGATATAACACACGTCAGATCTCAACATGTCTTTCTTTGATCAGAAATCTTCCTAACTTGGAAGATCTTTTCATAGGACTG GAACTTGAAGGAAGAAAGAGTTCCAATCCTGCAGGATCGACAGTGGAACGTCATTTGGAATCACTAGATTGGAAGGACGTTTTGCTGGACCGACTTGAAGTAGTCAAAATAAATGGTGTTGATGGTTCAAGAGCAGAGCTACATCTAATAAAGCTTATTCTTGCATCTTCCCCATTGCTTAGAGTGATATCACTTGCCTGCAGCAAGACAGTAAGGGATCCTGAAGAGAAGTTGAGAATTGAACAAGAGTTGCTGCTACTACCCAGAAAATCCATGGCATCACAAATTGTTTGGCTTtga
- the LOC141724288 gene encoding F-box protein At5g03100-like isoform X2, whose product MQLIGSGSVERPAYIIPIKRQFTVEGRIWEPQVKSVRRLDNDRISNLPIELMHCIFGRLPVHDAAKTSVLSKTWRNVWKMHPVVILDEQFFLKVMFKNKNSLLSPSSNSYFSTLANGTSICHIFTAAVSMILSSHTGPILDFKLYIPKKLELIQSRLSEPTLHSKCFANLTTVRLVEISISSDMSFGTQIQELYLEKCEGIEHLACQLTTSNNLRTLNISRSETIDCRWIECTKKLECFGLQLPAANSNTNKSVDLISLLSNSPRINTLLLNGFTLEVLGRGLSVLDERTTKMVNLKKLRLYRLGYNTRQISTCLSLIRNLPNLEDLFIGLELEGRKSSNPAGSTVERHLESLDWKDVLLDRLEVVKINGVDGSRAELHLIKLILASSPLLRVISLACSKTVRDPEEKLRIEQELLLLPRKSMASQIVWL is encoded by the exons ATCAGTGGAAAGGCCGGCCTATATAATCCCTATTAAGAGGCAATTTACCGTGGAAGGACGCATTTGGGAGCCTCAAGTTAAATCAGTAAGGCGACTTGATAATGACAGGATTAGTAATTTACCCATTGAGTTGATGCATTGTATCTTTGGACGTCTGCCAGTTCATGATGCCGCTAAAACAAGTGTCTTGTCAAAAACATGGAGGAATGTGTGGAAAATGCACCCTGTCGTGATTCTTGATGAACAATTCTTCTTGAAAGTCatgttcaaaaataaaaattctcTTCTAAGCCCTAGTTCCAATAGCTACTTTAGCACCTTAGCCAATGGTACAAGCATCTGTCATATATTTACAGCAGCCGTCAGTATGATTCTTTCGTCCCACACAGGCCCCATTCTGGACTTTAAACTCTATATTCCAAAAAAACTGG AGTTGATTCAGTCAAGACTTTCAGAGCCAACTCTCCATTCTAAATGCTTCGCTAATCTGACTACAGTTCGCCTTGTCGAGATTTCAATTTCTTCTGACATGTCATTCGGGACCCAAATCCAAGAACTCTACTTGGAAAAATGTGAGGGAATTGAACATCTAGCCTGCCAGCTAACTACTAGTAACAATCTCAGAACACTAAATATCTCCCGAAGTGAAACAATTGACTGCAGATGGATCGAATGCACAAAAAAACTGGAATGCTTTGGTCTTCAATTGCCTGCTGCAAATTCCAATACCAACAAATCGGTCGATTTGATAAGCCTTCTGAGTAATAGTCCCAGAATCAACACTCTACTACTTAATGGCTTCACCCTTGAG GTTCTGGGACGAGGTCTCTCTGTTTTGGATGAGCGTACAACAAAAATGGTAAACTTGAAGAAGCTGCGCTTGTACAGGCTTGGATATAACACACGTCAGATCTCAACATGTCTTTCTTTGATCAGAAATCTTCCTAACTTGGAAGATCTTTTCATAGGACTG GAACTTGAAGGAAGAAAGAGTTCCAATCCTGCAGGATCGACAGTGGAACGTCATTTGGAATCACTAGATTGGAAGGACGTTTTGCTGGACCGACTTGAAGTAGTCAAAATAAATGGTGTTGATGGTTCAAGAGCAGAGCTACATCTAATAAAGCTTATTCTTGCATCTTCCCCATTGCTTAGAGTGATATCACTTGCCTGCAGCAAGACAGTAAGGGATCCTGAAGAGAAGTTGAGAATTGAACAAGAGTTGCTGCTACTACCCAGAAAATCCATGGCATCACAAATTGTTTGGCTTtga
- the LOC141717246 gene encoding coatomer subunit gamma-1-like gives MERYIPEEEQKHLQVKSKFVPSLLQNLQRRTYVAFMMPDGVMSARISHTLSFVVQKVDCSDGENNNIKEKVEYKLKELEFSVTYYIEKMSKDFREEWGNIGQNRERVYKFEYQPFQPYNSLSDVFNLLGIHPCEGTEVVPEDATLHTCLLAGKYLEMD, from the exons ATGGAAAGAT ATATTCCAGAAGAAGAACAGAAGCACTTGCAAGTTAAATCTAAGTTTGTACCATCTCTTCTGCAAAATTTACAAAGGCGGACGTATGTGGCATTTATGATGCCAGACGGTGTCATGTCTGCAAGAATTTCACATACTCTGAGTTTTGTTGTCCAGAAG GTTGATTGTTCTGATGGTGAGAACAATAACATCAAGGAGAAAGTAGAATACAAGTTGAAAGAACTGGAGTTTTCTGTCACTTATTACATTGAGAAGATGTCCAAAGATTTTCGCGAAGAGTGGGGAAACATTGGCCAAAACCGTGAGAGGGTTTATAAGTTCGAGTATCAGCCTTTTCAGCCATATAATAGCTTGTCAGATGTGTTCAACCTTCTGGGCATCCATCCTTGTGAG GGAACAGAAGTTGTCCCGGAAGATGCCACATTGCACACTTGTTTATTAGCCGGTAAATACCTTGAAATGGACTGA
- the LOC141724302 gene encoding uncharacterized protein LOC141724302 gives MADSPTKKAPDLSTFLEENDQEPSGPPTQTEDDDYSKNISLEAFSDPKNGDEVLLPPTCINQEYKLSELFGDGDEEATLSSGTSLSMERSIPDSMTHNADSNVDSHLVSDNSPDINFEGTCWISLGSQWLFTSDDALGTLITKHPIFPLCDIQNMTNFQRITRQLLELISVPEKKATLYQALETLCQPDVLRPRSLRKISEQQLIEIGVASKSKGMIVLDLSEKYAEAGEDKMPILLSDDMLNDLSDQEIFSRLQGIRGLDAYMAFTIMLFAQERMLNYWPNERELRIKYDRFNEQLQSRSSEAVAASNCWEPFKGLAAWIIWTYL, from the exons ATGGCCGACTCTCCAACCAA GAAAGCTCCTGACTTGTCAACTTTTCTTGAAGAAAATGATCAAGAACCATCTGGTCCACCAACTCAAACTGA GGATGATGACTATTCGAAGAACATTTCCCTGGAAGCCTTTTCTGACCCTAAGAATGGTGATGAAGTTCTACTACCACCAACATGTATCAATCAAGAATACAAGCTTTCTGAACTTTTCGGTGATGGTGATGAAGAAGCAACTCTGTCATCAG GAACTTCTCTAAGTATGGAAAGATCGATTCCTGACAGTATGACACACAATGCAGACTCAAATGTCGACTCGCACCTTGTAAGTGACAACAGTCCTGATATAAACTTTGAAGGCACATGCTGGATATCATTGGGTTCCCAGTGGTTGTTTACTAGTGATGATGCCCTAGGAACTCTCATTACAAAACATCCTATCTTTCCTCTTTGTGATATCCAAAATATGACGAATTTTCAAAGAATCACCCGACAGCTTCTGGAGCTCATCAGTGTCCCAGAAAAAAAGGCCACACTCTACCAGGCGTTGGAGACTCTGTGCCAGCCTGATGTTTTGAGACCCCGCTCCCTAAGAAAAATTTCAGAACAACAATTGATTGAAATTGGAGTTGCCTCGAAAAGTAAAGGAATGATCGTTCTAGATTTGAGTGAGAAGTATGCGGAAGCTGGTGAGGATAAGATGCCCATTTTACTGTCTGATGATATGCTGAATGACTTGTCGGATCAGGAGATATTTAGCCGGCTTCAAGGAATTAGGGGGCTGGATGCATACATGGCATTCACAATCATGTTATTTGCACAAGAAAGGATGTTAAACTACTGGCCCAATGAAAGAGAATTGAGGATTAAGTATGATAGGTTTAATGAGCAGTTACAAAGCAGGTCTAGTGAGGCGGTTGCTGCTTCTAACTGCTGGGAGCCATTTAAGGGGTTGGCAGCATGGATTATCTGGACATATTTATAG